tatctgaagaagtgtgcatgcacacgaaagctcattccaaaatataaacttagttggtctttaaggtgctactgaaggaatttttttattttgttaaatagTGGATTCTTTCACTATTAGGTCCGTATGACCCTTAATTTTGCTACATGTGTATGATCAAGCATGGATTCTGTGCTCAGAATGGCCAGATCTAGGCCCTGAGGAAGGAGGCATGTGTGTGCCACGAGAACAAGCTCATGCATTCAGGCCggttacataagaacataagaacataaggggtTCTTCTGGATTGAGCCAATGGTCCATTTAGTCTAGCAACCTTTTCTCACAAGGGCCAACTAAATGCCTCAAGGAGGAGCCACAATGGGATCTGAGCATATGAGCGCTTTCCTCATCTGTGGTTtctagtaactggtattcaggagcattacTACcgccaactgtggaggcagaccataatcaccatggctagtagtcatcaaTAGCCCTGGAGGAAAAGAAACTCAGGAAAGGTTCGGACAATAGAACCCTCCCCACGATGCCGCGTAGACCTCCACCGAGGCCAAGGTATGAGGTGTGctcattaaagatttcccctgaTGTACTTCCTGTGGACTGAGACAAATGAAACTGGGCACAGTTACAACTCCTTCTCTACATAGCTACCAGCAAGAACCACACACTTCTCCCATCGCTTTATGCAGCTGTGGAGACCTCGTCTGTAGAAGTTGGCAGGTTGTATCAGAAGCCATGACTTGACCTCAGAAATCAGTCTGGAAAAAGCTTGCCCTTCAAAAATAACTTCATGGTTGGAAAGAGGTGGAAGTCTGATGGTGCTTCCATTGTTTGGACTGGGATTTAGTCTCTGGGTCATAATGATGGACCCATGTTTCGTCCTGAGTAATTAGTCTGGCGAAGAATTCATCATGGTTTTCGTGACACCTAGCCAAAAGAGGCCGTGAGCATGTGACTTGTGACTCGTTCCTGCTTCTGGAAAGGCGTCAGCAGCCAGGGAATCCACAATGTGGACACTGTTGCAACGGGGTCCTCTCTGTATCCACAGGTAGGCAAAAGAGAGAAAATCCCAAACTGAGATAAGCCCCGAGCTCATATCCCCTTTCACTAAGGCAGTTCATTAAAAACTTCtttttgaaaatgcctgctccaaaggtcttatcttactacacgagggattatatagctatatctgaaatttcatgcatatcagttaatatcttgaccctcctccacgaaaatagctgttttGTTGGCCATTTTCCTAtatcgtgaaggctgaaatttcaattcagtggagcagggtcaagatattaactgatatgcatgaaatttcagatatagctatataatccctagtgtagtaagataagacctttggagaagGCATtttcacaaaaaataataatttttttaatgaacctCCCTACCTTTCACGCTCCCCCCGCCCTCATGCCAAACATAcattaggtcagtgtttctcaaccttttttgggccacggcacacttgttctatgaaaaaaaatcccgcggcacaccaactctgtgccgccctatatttagtttagtttggaggggagacgtaaagcatgccactgaagaactgctgcgcggtagccaggcggacccaccaggcgcagagcctgcggagcgagcggggacacgttagacagcacacacagaccccaggcgtgcagacacgggcgcgcagctgctgccgcctccctcccagccgccccaggcagccgcccgccgctctggcccggcgaagggaagccctgcgcagccttccccgcctgcctcctcctccccaggcggcggcggcgccctctctggcctcccgctggatgccgactctaaattttgccgcgacattcggcgacgagaagggcgatttgcattgtcacatgcctggcagccgccaataatcagcgctgacccgccggaaaggaagccgccaGGTCACGAcacgggcgctcgcctcgcgtcgtgacccagccggcttcctttctggcgggtcagcgacgtgacaatgcaaatcgcccttctcgtcatggcacaccagccagcgtctcgcggcacagtagtgtgccacggaacaccggttgagaaacgctgcattagGTACATGTGAGACAGGTGAGTCATACCTGATTCACATGAGGCAACAAGATCTTGTGCTCATCTTTGGCTTTTCCGTCTCCCTAGGTGTCATGGGAGGATGAGACTGGAAACTGATAGCTGGAGACAATGCCTGGCGGGGTGATTTACAAAATACAACCACAAACTCACAGACTAATTTTTACAGGAATCATAAAGACATTAGCAAGAACAAAAGGATTTAAGAAACAAAAGATGGAAACAGTTTATTGAATAcagtatttacaaacaaactgtaaacagataagaacattggcaggattgttgtaataacctttaaacatttaaagtagatgaataaattattaagttaatttggaatatgcagaatgtgtgtgtgtgtgtgtgtgtgtgtgtgtgtaacaaatttaaggaaccgcagaaagagggggaaggaagtcgagtttcgaaatgttaaaatgattgtaaaattattaaaAGGTATACagttgaaaatcataaataaaaattacagtatatataaataataacaaacaaacaaaagatggTTGCATAGATTTCAAGTGTAAACTGCAAACTGTTTTGTAAGCTTTAAGACGATCAGTTGTTACAAagcacttaattaaaaaatattgcaaaacaaACTGTTACATGTCTTTATAATCGCAAGGGGTCTGACTCATGGGGATACGTTTCATATCaagatgtattttatttcaagGCATCACAGTGGAGAGAAAAGAAACATGGCTGTTCCCTTTATTAGTTCAATATACCTTTATGTAATTGAGGGAGCATTTATTTTCTTAGCacttccttgaatttgtctagtcctctttgaaagccagtCAAGTTGGTAGCCACCtcctcattgcctcctgtggcattgagttccatagtttaactgtgcactgcatgaaaaagtgctttattttatctgcctcgaatccaacattcagcttctttggagttctggagagagggagaaaaactttctgtAGCCTCTTTCTCTATGCATGCATATTTTTACAAACCTCTATTAtcctcttactcgccttttctctaaaccgaaaagccccaaatgttgtaacctttcctcgtAAGATAATTGCTCCATCCCCTTCATCGTTTTGGTTGACTTTAAAATCGATTTTTAAATGTTAACATCCAGCCTTTCAATCTGTTCATCATGTTTGttgaacaaacaaaccccaacatCCAAGactaatgaaagcaataaaaataaaagcagaagccAGCGTTTATATAGAACAAATCAATCATCAATAAAACGACAGAATTGTCTAATCATTAGATTATGTTTCAAAATCATTTCTCTTTAAAAGGTatacctttgttttctttttccttttttttgaggtgaggtgccTTTTTATTGCTTATATATTTTGGATTAGTGATTGTTTTAGGACGCATCGTGATACGATGTTTGCAGTTTTATGCTACACAGCTTGAGAGATTTCTATTAAAAGGAGAAATATAGAACagcaatattattttaatatattccCCCATCCTTTGCTGTAATTTGCAGCACTAAGGGTGGCTTGTGAAAgtttaaaacacagcaaaagtCAACAGAAGTTAAGCAACCAGTAAGGGGGGGATAGGTGTAAAAACCTTTTGTAGAAATGTatttgtgtggagggggggggtcagtttCGAAAGCAAATCTCATTAATTCATTGTGGCTTGGACAAACATTTTGGCTAAGTTATTTATTAGGAGTATTTTCTATGTGGGATCTTATTGTTTCTGggcttgttttgttcttgttgtttcgcttttgtgtgtgttttccttgacTGGGGTATTTTTCAGCTGAAAAGCCGTTCTGGATCCCCTTCAGGAGAGAAAAAAGCGGGATATGAAGTGATTGACAGCACACAAGCcctatgcctgtttactcaggaagcaaatcccactgccttCAAGGGATCTCGCCCCTCAAATATGCGCGCGCCAAAGACACCTGTGAGGAGAACGTTCCGCTCTTATCCAATCCCTTGGCTTCTCTTTCCCGCCTAAACTAGCTCCGCCcagcccctccccttctcccacctCGCTAGGCCCGCCCATTACACCGCCCAAGGAGAGGGCGACCTTCTTTTCCCACGAGCCCCGCGCGCGCAACCTTCTCCCGGCAGCCCTTGCGAGCGGAGGACAGGGAGACGCTGCGGCAGCTTCAAGATGGCGGACCGACCCGGTAAGCGATTTTTGAGGGAGGGAGACGCCAAGGTGACCCGGCTCCTGTCAGGGTTTGGGCGGTGCTGGGGTTAGCTTGCTCCCATTTTCCGGAGAAGAAGTGCCCCGCGCTCCGCCCTGTTctgtggaaggagaagggagCGCCTTCTGCGAAAGACGCCCTTCTCAATGCAGCCGTAGGTAGAAGCGCCAGGCCGCTGCTTCTCATTGCTGGGGTTCGCCCTTGAGGCCAccgtttctctctccccccccccccaacctttctcTTTGTTGGCTCCCAACAGCTCTCCTTTGCATTTGTGTCCTCGTGCGGGCacgttcaactcccaagagactgcgatcttctcccagtattaaaaaaaactggcagttttttttaatactggaaGTATAAAatccattgtcattggagggagaaggagcgtgtgttgagctttttagggggagGGTTGCCTtgagatgttgagctttttttaggggggttgTTAAGCTTTCTTTAAGGAGGGTTACAAGAAATCGCAATTGCAAGCAGCCcacctaggccagcatcctgttcccccagTGGCCAATCACATGCCTCtattgggaaacctgcaagcaggacctgagcacatgaACAACTctccctgcagtttccagtaactggtacgGGAACTGGAtatgaacgggatccgttccggtgCCCtgtacgcatccagagcagtacttaccctgaagtgccgaatctgtgcatgctgCCCGCGCGATTCGGcacatgtgtgtgatgtcattcggcacgtctgcgcatgtgcgaatcgctgaacccggaagtaacccgttccgttacttgCGGGTTCGGCACGTACCTATCCAGTGTcggacacaacctgaagcatatgtaactagaggtatgactgtattgggaaGCATTTATAGCCTCCAACCATAGAGGCTGAGCCATAGCTGTGATGGCTAAAAGCCATCAATAgctttcttctccatgaatttgcctattcATCTTTCAAAGATGTCAGAAGTCGGTGGCCGCCTCCGAGGGGAGGTGTGGGGAGATGTTACCACTTGCTCCTCCATGGAATAGGGGTGGGTAAGTCATAGCAGATACCCACCCTCACgttcttttttctccctcttagTTCCAGTAAAAGACATGAGGCTGCTGGATGTAAAAGTGGGGCAATTGCCAAACTGGTTAGCAACTCGAAATTACACCCCAGCTGGGTTTGTTTTGGGTGTCCGAGGAGGTGAGTGTCTGGGAAACATCTGATGTGGAGCATATATTTGTGGCAGGAACTGTATGCATGTGATCATCTTGCTGAATATTTAGTTTAATCTGTTCAACACCAACATTTTGTGTGCAGATAACCATGGTTTCAGAAGTCTCCTATTAGGTTTATGCCAAGTGTTATACCTGAGAAACAGTGTCTGGATTCAGTGTACAACAGATCACACTTTCCATTGAAATATTCTTAATTTGCCAATGAAATAAAGGCTTCATGGGGTGTAAAAATCTAGTTGTGATCCACCTTCAAATTTTTAATCCCACTTGATGCATTGACAGTGTGATCCAAATACATACTTGGGAGTATACCTATTTCTATTGAATTTGGTAGCATAAGAGTAAAAAGGCATAGGATTGAGCCACAAGTTTCCTCAGTCTTGTAGCCAGATCCTTTGCATTTCTATGCTTAACTTCCACTGAGCTCATTGGCACACTCAAATAAATGCACACAGAACTACAACCCTGAACAGGCAGTTTCTGGCCTTCGTTCCTACTTATTTAAAGGACCTGTCCACCCTTCagtttaaagcaaacaaaaaacaagcatatacttaaaaacagcaaaatcaaTAGTAGCAGCATAAAAACAGAGGCAGTGGCTGCTTATGAATCAAAAACCAGAGAGCTCTTACcccatgtaccgtgtttctcatattataagacatgtcttatattcattttttcctcaaaaaaacacactatggcttattttcaagggatgtcttatttttttcctcctcctcctgccgcggccggcattgctgctgcgcctatcactatgtcttatttttggggtatggcttatattccttgaatgcttaaaaatcctgctatggcttattttatgggtatgtcttaaaatatgagaaacagggtagagctGGCAGTAGTTCTGAAACATTTCAAGCAGGTTTTTATTTCCCAGCCCAACTTCCTTGACGGGAAGGAATTGAACACAAGGCCTCTTGCAAAACATTCGTTCATCTGCAGAGCTGCAGCTTTAACCTGAGTTCTCAGTCCCTTTCCCTCTGTTCCTAAGCATATGTCTTAATGTAGTCATTTTTAATTGTTAAGCTAGATAAGCTAAATAGTACAGACTTCTTGTAAAATCCTGATCTTTGATAAATTTCCTACTTGGGCTATAAATCTAAGTACACTAGCTAGAAAGGTAGGTCTCATTGaggctgctgagttcaatggaactaaGCAATAGGCTGCAAAAGTGATGATCTTGGACTCAAGACTTCATTTCTTTATTCTGTTAGCCTTTTAGTGTAGCTGTCACTTATTATCACTACTAGTACTATGGTAGGTGTTCCTCTGCTATCTGTATACTGTGCAGCTAAGACGACGTTCCTTTTTCACTAGGCTATGACAGATTTGTCAAAAAGTACATTGATGTGAAGAAACCAGGCATTGGTGGCTTGGCCATGATGCTAACTGCCTATGTGGTTATCAGCTACATCTGGAGCTTCGACCATATAAGTGAGTAAAACTTCCATTGTGTATACCTAAAAAGCAGCATTAAATACAGAACAGACACGTCTTTCACAATTTATCTTGTACAATTTCAACTTTACATGAtaaatgcatgcaaagcaggtatcTTTTAACCTCCCTCCCTTGCTTACTGGGCAAGCCCTGCTCAGCAGGCAAGCTCTGGGATGCTCTTGCAAGATACTGCGGGGCCGTCCCAGGTTCCCACAAGAACTTGCATGACCCCCATCAGGCTTCCAGAGCTAACATGATGTGATGGCCTTGCTTGGGGGACAAGGCCAACTCAGTGCACTGGCTCTGGAAATGTAAGGACACTAATGGGTGGTTAAAGTATATCACTTTTTGCATCCCTGCGTAAGATGTTGTACTGTAAATACTCTGAGAATTCTTAATGCTTTTAGGGAAAGGCATGTGTTGTTGATTTTCTGGCCGTGCTTCATGCCCCGGGTTGCATCAGTTGCACTCTCACTCTTCCTtatggaactacagtggtacctctacttacgaatttaatgcgttccgaatgcacatttgtaagtcgaaaaaaattgtaagtcgaatcccataggaatgaattgggagaaaaaattcataagtagaagcaatcctatctaaatcgcatccaagatggcggacggagctctattcgtaagcagaaacattcgtaagtagagttaccactgtactaatcttgggatacagtggtgcctcgctagacgaatttaattcgttccacgggtcttttcttataacgaaaaattcatctagcgaatcccataggaatgcattgaaatttgttttgcccataggaacgcattaattgaatttcaatgcattcctatgggctaattaattcgctagacgaatttttcataaaacgaattcatctagcgaggcagcctccgctcgaaaaatcctttcactaagcggaaatttcgttaagcagggcatttgttaagcgaggcaccactgtacctaaaTTGAACTTACATGGCCAAAGTATACCACTGAGTACTTGTGCTGGAGAAATGGGGAGGTTGTGTTCATAGGAAATTTGTAAAATTTCCCAGATGCATGTAGCTGCTTACTGTTGGGATGCCCTGCTGCCATCAGGCGTTAAGTAAAACCTATTTTCCCCAGGTATTTAGTTAATGACAGTATACAGTATGTCATTATTGTTTAGCTTTGTCATGGCAATTAGAAGCTGTTTTGAATACACATGGAAATATGGGATAAACCTTTTAAATAAAGAATTCACTTCCATATACAAATATCCAAAAGCCTCAGCAACTGTTTGTTTTGGCTATTCAGAGCATGATCGCTGGAGGAAGTATCACTGAAGCTTGATGGACCAGAAGAATACAAGCTACCATACTGCAAATTGTAATGAGTTAGCTTCAACTGGATGCAGATTGGCTCTTACCTTCTAGACTCAACAGTGTACTCTGTGACCAATAATAAAATACTTTCATTGTGACTGATGGAACTAATTTGATCACTGCAAGGTAACAAACAGTTATCCTACAGCGGGCGCGGGGGGTGTACATTAAGTTGGTGCTTGAAGGGATTGTTAACCATAGGCCATGAGTGAATAATTGCCTTTTGTAAGGATAAGGAGTAAAGAGCATTAGACATAGTCAGTGCTATTAACAAAATCTAGAGACTAGATGACATTCTTGGAACTTACTCAAGTCTGCAGAGTAATTCAGTTCAGGTGACTGAAGCTGTGTGCATTTTAGAAGTAGGCTCAATCTGGCCCTAGCAACAAAACCAAATAATATAGCTTCTTTCATTTGGTTTCTCTAATAAGGGACATTTAATGCTCTTGTTTTGCAGCAGGAAGATTCCTTAGTAAAATTGAAACCACTGTTCCTGCTACATAACTGCTCAATCTACAAGATAATCAATTAAATATCCTGGTTATGTTGTGATGCAGGACCTCAGTTAATTTTTCCCAGGCATGTGTACTTTTTC
The Zootoca vivipara chromosome 14, rZooViv1.1, whole genome shotgun sequence DNA segment above includes these coding regions:
- the ATP5MF gene encoding ATP synthase subunit f, mitochondrial, which gives rise to MADRPVPVKDMRLLDVKVGQLPNWLATRNYTPAGFVLGVRGGYDRFVKKYIDVKKPGIGGLAMMLTAYVVISYIWSFDHIKHDRWRKYH